AATGTCTACTTCATCGCACGGCCTTTAAAGAAAATTCAATTCAGAACCGGAGATAGGGTGAGCTGGAACGTCCCATCAAGATAAGAtgtgaaacaattaaaacgtgaaaaaacaacagcaataCTAATTTTCAATGACAAATTCCGggttttttctctcataatttAAAGCCagctatatttgttttattactcTACAAAGATACGTAgattattttgcattttgtgTCTGTGTTGGATTTGCTTATGAATTTTTTCTATATAACCGtctgattaaaataaaataaagttttccaTACTTTGTGTATGCGTATAATAAATGAAATGGTATAATTGTAAATTGCGTCAtcgttttttttctgtttccaaCATTCAAGGCTGAGAAATCTGTTGACATACTTAACCAGTTTCATGTAGACTGACTAACCGTGCTAGTGTTCAACCTTGACGGGGGAAAAGTAACAAAAACTTATGACGCCATTTATTCTACGCTGAACTAATTTATGGACAAGTATAATACAAtgtttcaagttttgaaattgcgcaaaataaataatttacatacaGAAACTATCAGTTTGACATTTTCAATATGCATGTGAACATCAACAGATaagaaatatttgattatattctgGTATATTTAACATAATTATAGATAACTCGTAAACAagattattcaaatataatgcaAATAGCGTccttaattatttatcttttttatttgcatgTGTGTTATTGCGTTATATTTTTAGCCAGTTGCCctgatttgtatatataacaataaatccTGAAccctttaaaaatgaattatcataaaattttattacgTTGAAATAGAATTATTGGTTACAACCAGAAAATTCTTGTTCTAATGCACATGCGCACAATCGCTACGAAGATCAAATTTTTGCATTAacataaaaagtgaaaaagagtCTGTGCGAAAACTCTTCAGAATAAAATACGAAAGATGTGTTTTTCATCCAATGTTTATTCACAACATTGTGATTGTAATTCAAGTACATGTAATTTcatttatgtttgtttaaatcGGCAATGCATGAAACAATattctaaattaaattattttttataaaatgtctcATCAAAAACTTTAGGTATGCCACACAAAATCCTACGTCATTCATGACCAGAACAGTACAGAACTCACGAAAGAATTACCGAAGAACATACCAGCGATTGCTCGTAGTTAATGATATCAAGATTAATATATTGCTCTCTTATGGTCAGCAATTTTGTTGTGAAAGAATAAACTATTCTGCAAATCGTTGGTTTTATCTTTTGCATTTTCCAGGATCACGTCATATTTGTTGATATGGCGTCAAATTTCAGACATGCTGAACTTTGTTCcttttaagaaagttataatatttgacaaaatgaagatttattttctatatttccGTTGCTATGCACAAACAAGTACATTATCTTTGCCTTTGAATGTCACCAATGAAATAACGTTTAGACATTAAAGTGACATTCTCATGATGTTGAATAAGCCAATCGAATTAATGCATTTTTCGTTTCATGTGATACGAGAAAtaatcattcataaaaaatagGTAGCAGGCAAAAACCATTAGAGAATAATAAGTGTGCCACAtttagagcaggatctgcttaccatttcGAAGCACCTGTGATCCCCCTCCCatgtttttttggggggtcTTGTTaattagtctttattttttttatattatgtcttctgtacttttatttgtctgtttgtttattttattttttagctatgatgttgtcagtttatattcaatctatgagttgtccctttggtatatttcgccctTCATTTATTGACAATTCAATCATTatgtataaatgaaatatttaaaacattgaaataagtGTATATTGTCCTGTCGCCATTAGACAACCCCGTAAAATATAGGATGTGTTACTCTTGTTATACAAAGTGTTCTTATGGCAGTGCTAAACGTACGTTTTTGTCATTGCCCAAGTTCATTCTTTTCTCTAACTTATAATGAGGTCTATATACTAAATACTTTAGTAATAGGATGCGTACTGATTGGTATGCtagtcaaatgtttttttttaatcagctCCATTTACCTTCAACTGCGAGCACTCTCAGATCTGTAATTATcgttttttgtgttgttatgAATGGATGAGAAATGACAAATCAAATACACTGCAAAGTCCGGTCcgtgtttgtttggttttttttgtttgttttgaatcgGTCTGATGAACTGGtgattttcaactgatttttatcattttttttctgttgtgttTTTACACCACTGTTTGGGGAAGGATTGAGATAGTCATGAAAGGTAACAGGCTTATAGATTAATACGCCAAACGTGCATcgcgtctacataagactcattaacTAGGCTCAGATGAAAATGGTTagaaagtcaaacaagtacaaagttgagggCACACAAACATGTGTAACTCCGCCACATTATTGTTTGTACTTGTACAAAGCTAGTTGATGTCATTGGTTTAAGTAATACtatatgacaatttttttacgactactcttttttttaaattaggccgttagttttctcaattgaattatacaattttttttgtcgGGACCTGCTTTGCCGACTAAATTGTAAAGATTGTTCTCATTGTCAAAGGTTGAACGATTGCCTAAATGTGCTAACTTTCACTACATTTGATAGGTAGTAGTCTCCTTGACATTTATACCACATCCCTCGATTtttataaaccaaatatttgtatctatcaaaatattaagataaaGGTTAAAAGTAAGTTATTTTAATAATGGTATTACGGtaagttttgttatttcattgcCGTTTTACTTCATCTTTAATTAGTATAAAGATAACCGTATGGAAGATAAAACAGATAACCATATAGTGCATAACAGTTTATTATATGAGCAAAAGGAGATGAAAATAGTTAAGAATATTGAGTCAACTTCGGTTTTTATTGTCTGTTCATTAGTTTTCTCTAAAGTTTCTTACAGACTCCTCCGTTATCATTATCACTGTAGCCACTTTGACAAGTCTCCCAACAAACGCCATTCAGTttgatttcattatttttgcaATACTGTCTCTGCGGTAGTGTCATCTTTATAACAGGTCCGCCATTTGGTTCACAGATGCAGCATCCTTTAGGCCTATAACCATCTCTACATTTTGGGTAACAGAGATGGGCAAGTCTTTCTTCGTTACTACGACAACTTTGCATTTGTGCAAGAGTTTTCCGTATACCTGGGCCGCCATTCGGTGTACAAATACAGCATCCACTTGCATGATATCCACTTCTACATTTTGGATAGCAAAGACGTCCATTCATTTCTTCGTTCGATCTACATCCTTTTCTTTGGAAGAGCGACACTTTTATGCCTACATTTGTTTTTCTGCACGTGCATCCATCGTCATGATAACCACTTGGACAGTTGTTACAGCATCCAAAGATAGTGCAGCAACAACCCTTTCCATATATATGGGCATCACTCCAACAACTGGTACCGTCATCTCGTAACCCAGATGGACATGCT
The nucleotide sequence above comes from Mytilus trossulus isolate FHL-02 chromosome 5, PNRI_Mtr1.1.1.hap1, whole genome shotgun sequence. Encoded proteins:
- the LOC134719052 gene encoding cubilin homolog, which translates into the protein MLLLRLGVIVVLCICLEAVHDGIVKRQADQYPRKARPADKRPCPAGMRDDGTSCWKDSYGRGAGRVPDKENCPSNQRDDGTSCWLDSYGRGAGRTPDKTACPSGLRDDGTSCWSDAHIYGKGCCCTIFGCCNNCPSGYHDDGCTCRKTNVGIKVSLFQRKGCRSNEEMNGRLCYPKCRSGYHASGCCICTPNGGPGIRKTLAQMQSCRSNEERLAHLCYPKCRDGYRPKGCCICEPNGGPVIKMTLPQRQYCKNNEIKLNGVCWETCQSGYSDNDNGGVCKKL